In Cyanobacteria bacterium GSL.Bin1, the following are encoded in one genomic region:
- a CDS encoding DUF697 domain-containing protein yields MALQLRKPILVTGVGLSFLLWIGSTVQDSLMGLGEWGITGAIALGSGLWWWRSRQSKTSVSPIEAPIDQKAVDEILKATQAILDRIATEAPETDISHLQQRLDQLPDQLNRDSFQIAITGGKSVGKTRLKSALTLSAESLLETPALYQNDSDSTAIENSVLPCEIAIFVLNGDLTDSEYQTIKKWSQLQQKILLVFNKQDHYSSEQQAVILKQLKTRLSEIIPEADIISTTAAPAPIKVRKFKVDNTHEEWEETPEPQIETLGTRLQTLLSEEKQTLLYQSTWRKTYLLKQEAKVILNGIRRQHAMPYIEQYQWVAAGTAFVNPVSSLDLLATAAINAQLVFDLGKLYQPQFSWQQAQTVAGTLGKQMVQLGLVEFSTQTMTSVLKANALTYLAGGTVQGLSAAYLTRIAGLSLIAYFQEQELSQESGETLNLNRLQTKLQEVFQNNQRTALFKSILQKGKEKLFQQTNVSQSYVNS; encoded by the coding sequence ATGGCGCTGCAACTACGAAAGCCAATTTTAGTCACAGGTGTCGGTTTATCCTTTTTATTGTGGATTGGTTCTACCGTGCAAGATTCCTTAATGGGATTGGGAGAATGGGGCATTACAGGCGCGATCGCGCTGGGAAGTGGTCTCTGGTGGTGGCGATCGCGACAAAGCAAGACCTCCGTTTCTCCCATAGAAGCCCCCATTGATCAAAAAGCGGTTGATGAAATTCTCAAAGCCACGCAAGCAATTTTAGACCGAATCGCAACCGAAGCACCAGAAACTGATATTTCTCATCTCCAACAGCGTCTTGATCAACTCCCCGATCAACTCAATCGTGACAGCTTCCAAATTGCGATTACAGGCGGAAAAAGTGTCGGAAAAACACGCCTCAAATCAGCTCTTACCCTTTCTGCTGAGAGTCTCCTTGAAACCCCTGCCCTGTATCAAAACGATAGCGATAGCACAGCGATTGAAAACAGCGTTCTCCCTTGCGAAATCGCGATTTTCGTTTTGAATGGCGACCTCACTGACTCTGAATATCAAACCATTAAAAAGTGGAGTCAACTCCAACAAAAGATTTTACTCGTCTTTAACAAACAAGATCACTACTCTAGCGAGCAACAAGCCGTCATCTTAAAGCAACTCAAAACTCGCCTCAGTGAGATAATTCCCGAAGCGGATATTATCAGCACCACTGCAGCGCCAGCACCGATTAAAGTGCGCAAATTTAAAGTCGATAATACTCACGAAGAATGGGAAGAAACCCCTGAACCTCAAATCGAAACGTTAGGAACGCGCTTACAAACCCTTCTCAGTGAAGAAAAACAAACTCTCCTTTATCAAAGCACTTGGCGCAAAACTTACCTGCTGAAGCAAGAGGCAAAAGTAATTCTCAATGGGATTCGTCGTCAACACGCTATGCCCTATATTGAACAATATCAATGGGTAGCAGCAGGAACTGCTTTTGTCAATCCGGTTAGCAGTCTAGATTTACTTGCCACCGCCGCCATTAATGCCCAACTTGTCTTTGATCTTGGTAAACTGTATCAACCCCAATTTTCCTGGCAACAAGCGCAAACTGTTGCAGGAACCTTGGGTAAACAAATGGTGCAGTTAGGGTTAGTGGAATTTTCCACCCAAACCATGACCAGTGTCTTAAAAGCAAACGCCTTGACTTATCTTGCTGGGGGAACAGTACAAGGGTTAAGTGCAGCTTATCTCACTCGCATTGCTGGGTTAAGTTTAATTGCATACTTCCAAGAACAAGAATTGAGTCAAGAAAGTGGAGAAACTTTAAATCTCAACCGTTTACAAACGAAGTTGCAAGAAGTCTTCCAGAATAATCAACGGACTGCTTTGTTTAAGAGTATCCTGCAAAAGGGAAAAGAGAAGTTGTTTCAGCAGACTAATGTCTCACAATCTTATGTGAATTCTTAG
- a CDS encoding response regulator, which translates to MVVEDEEMVRRMLQALLEIHHYRILLAQNGAEALEQYQLHQSEIQFVVTDIMIPNWDGFNLISNLKAINPELPIIAISGALIHEETALAKGADCFLAKPFNLETLLSRISALLNPVDA; encoded by the coding sequence TTGGTTGTTGAAGACGAAGAAATGGTGCGTCGGATGCTACAAGCTCTCCTTGAAATCCATCATTACCGCATTTTGCTGGCTCAGAATGGGGCGGAAGCTCTGGAACAATACCAGCTACACCAATCAGAGATTCAATTCGTTGTGACCGATATCATGATACCTAACTGGGACGGGTTTAACTTAATCAGTAACTTAAAAGCGATCAATCCCGAGCTGCCTATTATTGCCATCAGTGGTGCTCTAATTCATGAAGAAACCGCTCTCGCTAAGGGCGCTGATTGTTTTCTGGCCAAGCCCTTTAATTTGGAAACTCTTTTGAGCCGGATTTCGGCGCTGTTAAACCCAGTTGATGCCTAA